A region of the bacterium BMS3Abin14 genome:
CGTTATCGCTGCCGTCAACGTCGTCTTGCCGTGGTCAACGTGACCTATCGTCCCTACGTTGATGTGCGGCTTCGTCCTCTCATACTTCGCCTTAGCCATCTTCTCCTCCTTGAGCTAACCGTGCCGGATGGAGCGGCGCCTGCTTTTGCAAAGATCCCCCTCAAAATCGCCATGGAGCCCACGGCCGGGATTGAACCGGCGGCCTCTTCCTTACCAAGGAAGTGCTCCACCTCTGAGCTACGTGGGCAGATCTTTCTGGAGCGGGAAACGGGACTCGAACCCGCGACCCTCAGCTTGGAAGGCTGACGCTCTAGCCAACTGAGCTATTCCCGCTTACCTCAAAAAAATATACGCTCCAAGAGCGAAAAACACCCTCTCTTGAAAGCTGGCACCTGCGAACCGATCAATCGCGCCGCCGAGCATTTCAGATGGTGGGGAGGAGTGGATTCGAACCACTGTAGGCAGCGCCAACGGGTTTACAGCCCGTCCCCTTTAGCCACTCGGGCACCTCCCCCGAAATCCTGCTGAAACCCTATAATACCGGCCGGATATTGCCCGACCCAATTGGGCCTTTGGAGCTGGCGATGGGACTCGAACCCGCAACCTGCGCATTACAAATGCGCTGCTCTACCATTGAGCTACGCCAGCGACAATACGAGATGCGCGAGTTCCGTTTCTGCCTCGTCCGGGTCGATTTTCATGCCTCTTCCAGGTAGATACCTTCCAATAAAGGATAACACGCTTAATTAGAAGGTCGGCCCCTGTTTGTCAAGTTTTTTTTCCGCAGGTTTTACAGAGTTTTCACTTCTCCCGCCGCCGTCCGGGCCCTTCGGGTCGTCACATGATAAAGAACAATGCCCGCAGCCACGGAAACATTAAGGGACCCTATGGTTCCGCACCCCGGGATTGATACCACCAGGTCGCATAGATTTCTGACCCCCTTGCCCAAACCGCGATCCTCCCCTCCCAGGACCAGAACGATTTTACCGGTTGCGTCCTCCCATTCACACAGGCTAACGCCCCCCGTCTCTACACCGATCATCCAGTATCCCGCTTTTTTCAGGCGTACGCAAGCCGAAGCGGCACCGGGGACTACCGCGATGGGCAGGCTTTCCATTGCTCCCGCTGAGGTTCGGGAGGCCGACGGACTGAGGGGCGATGAGCCCTTCCCCGGAACCAGAAGGGCCCTGGCTCCCAGGAATGACATGCACCTGGCGATGGCGCCCAGGTTCCGCGGATCCTCAATGCCGACACACAGAACAAGCAGATCCCGGCCCTCGGGGGGGTCGAACCTCAATATCTCATCCAGTGAGAACACAGGGAGTGGGCTGCACTCAAGCAAAACACCCTGATGCTTGCCGTGTCCCGCGATCCTGGACAGTTCAGCGGAATTCTCCCGGCGGACGGGGATATTCAGGCCGCGGGCCAGGCGCTCGAATTCCCGGGCTTCCGTCTTTCGCGATATCAAAAGGCGGTAAAGGGCCCTTCGGCGATTGCGCAGCGCTTCCAGGACGGCCTGGCGACCGGTCAGTATCTGGGTTTCTTCGTTATCTTTCATCCCTTCCGCCCAAGCGGCGCCAGAACCGGCCCCTGTGGGGTATCCTGAACTGTGAAGCCCATCTCGGCAATCCGGTCCCTCAGTCGGTCGGCCTCGGCCCAGTCCTTCCCCTTTCTCGCCCCGTCCCGTCTGACGGCCAGAGCCATGGCTTCCCGGGCATTGCCGTCCTCTGATTCCCGGCCCACACCCAGATATGCCGCGCCCTCCTCAAGGCCGCCCTCAAAAAGCCCCAGCACCCCGCCAAGACGGACAAAAAGCCGGTCCACTTCCCCCTTCCATCCCCCCGACACCGAATGCCCCTCCGAGTCGGCCCGGTCCAGCACACTGTTGACAACAGGAAGGGCTGAAAAGAGGTGGCCCAACGCCGCCGCAGAGTTGAAGTCGTCATCCATGGCCCGGATAAAGGCCGATTCGACCTCATCCCCGAGAACCCTGAGGGATTCCGCCTCCGCCCTGCCCGGCTCACGTTCATCGGGCACATAGCGACCAGCCCTGGCGAAAAGATTCATGAATCTCTCGTACCTGACCTGTGCCTCATCCAGGTTCCGGTCCGAAAAATCCAGGGGGCTGCGATAGTGGGTGGAGAGGAGGAAGATGCGCACCACTTCCGGCCTGTACTTTTTCAGCACATCCCGGATCGTAAAGAAGTTGCCGAGGGATTTGGACATCTTCTCGCTGTCAACGTTGACGAATCCGTTGTGCATCCAATACCTGGCGAACTCTCTGCCGGCTGCGGCCTCGGACTGGGCAATCTCATTTTCATGGTGAGGAAAGATGAGGTCTTTTCCTCCCCCATGAATGTCGAATGGCTGGCCCAGCAGGGCGGAGGACATGGCCGAGCACTCAATGTGCCAGCCGGGACGCCCCCGCCCCCAGGGGCTTTCCCACCAGGGCTCGCCCGGCTTAGAGGACTTCCAAAGGGCAAAATCCAAGGGGTCTTTTTTTCGCTCATCAACCTCAATCCTGGCCCCCGCCCTCATGTCGTCCGGATTTCTCCCGGAAAGCCTGCCGTACGGCTTGAACCTGGCGACCTCGAAGTAGACATCCCCCTCAACCTCGTACCCGTAACCCCTGTCCACGAGCCGCTGGACCAGTTTAATGATATCCCCGATATACTCCGTGGCTCTGGGACCCTTGTCTGCACGCCCGACTCCAAGCGCTTCCATGTCCTCATCGTGGGCCCTGATGAAGGTTTCGGCTACATCTTTCCAGGCCCGGCCCTCCTCATTGCTTTTTTTGATGATCTTGTCGTCAATGTCGGTGTAGTTCCTGACGAAGGTCACGTCGTAGCCTTTAAACTCCATGTACCTTCGGACCATATCAAAAGCCACCGCGGCCCTGGCGTGCCCGATATGACAGTAGTCGTAGACCGTCACACCGCAGGTATATATACCTACACCGGGGGGATTGATTGGAACGAACTCCTCCTTACGGCCGGTCAGGGTGTTGTATATGCGAAGGGTCATAGAAACTCCCGTTAAGTGGTTAGTCCAGTGCCTGGTTCCTGGTTTTAACCTCAAACCTCAAACCTCAAACCTCAAACCTGCCTTTCCCCATTGCCTATCGTCTGCTTTTCCTCCTGATCAATGCGACGGCGATGGCCGCAAGGCCCTCACCCCGCCCCACGAACCCCATCCCCTCACCGGTCGTGGCCTTGATGTTAACCGTGCCCGGCCCCAACCCGGCATTCTCCAGCTTCAGGATCATCCGGGGGATGAACGGGCCCATTTTGGGACGCTCTGCAAGGAGGGTGGCATCCACGTTGACGGCCTCCCAACCATCCCCTCTCAGCAGGCCGAGGACCTTTTTAAGCAGTGTAAGGCTGTCAGCCCCTTTGTACCTGTCATCGGTGTCGGGAAAATGCCCTCCCAAATCCCCCATGCCCGCAGCGCCCAGGAGGGCATCCATAAGGGCGTGGGTGAGGACATCCGCGTCAGAATGCCCTTCCAGACCCATTTCATAAGGAATTCGCACACCACCGAGGACAAGAGCCCTGCCCACGATCAGCCTATGGGAGTCAAAGCCGATCCCCGTGCGGGTCCGGTCATCCATTATCCGGCCCTCCTTTCTGAATGATCCACCTTGCCAGATCGAGGTCGTTCAGGGTCGTGATCTTTATGTTCCCGGGATCACCCTCCACAAGTCTGGTCTCATGGCCCGTCTCCTCGATCAGGGATGAGTCGTCGGTGGCCGAGATACTCCCCTTTATCGCCCTCTTGTGCGCCGCCAGGATCAGATCCCGATGGAAGGCCTGAGGGGTCTGGGCCAGAAACACCTTCTCCCTCCCTATTGTACCGGCTGCCGTTTCACCCCCGTCATCGGATATTTTTACGGTATCCGTGGCCGGCATCGCGGCGAGAGCGGCCCCCCACTCAGCGGCCGCGGCCAGCACATCACCGATGAGGCGCTCAGATACGAAGGGCCGGCCCCCATCATGTATCAGAACAATGTCCCGGTCCGCCGGGATCTTCATCAGCAGTTCCCACACGGTGTGCCGCCTTTCCTCTCCCCCTCCGATAACGGAGACATCATCCTGGAGGGAATATTTTCTGACTACCTCCCTCATGCACAGATCAACCTCATCGGGACGGACGGCAACGGTAACGGAATCGATGTGGCGGCTTTTCAGGAGCGATCTCAAGGTGCGGGCCAGGAGGGGAACGCCTGAAACGTCCAGGTATGCCTTGCTGTAGCCCAACCCCATTCGGACCGCGGAGCCGGCAGCCGGCACGATGGTGTAAACACGCCCTCTCATCGAGTCAGTCCCCGTCAAAACAGCTTCCCCTGATCGTCTGCTCCCGTTTTCCCGGACGGGTTCTTCCGGATAACCGGCTTTTCATCCCCCGGAAACAGAAAAAATCTGCCGAGGCCCCTGACGTACTCCCCCGGAGGATCTCCGGCCCCCTCCCGGGATGATGATATCCGCGACGCCCTGAGCATATCCAGCTTCGCGTCCAGGTCATCAGCATAGTGGACCACCAGCGCTTCAGGGATCGAAGGGGCTTTTGGCGAACCCAGTTCCAGTTTACCATGATGGCTGAGGATGATGTGGTAAAGCTCCAGGGCGAGGGCCTCAGGAAAACCCGGGACCTTTTCGATGTAGCTCTTCAGCATGGGGATCCCAAGGGCAATATGGCCCATGAGCCGACCTTCGGTGGAGACCTGAAAAGCGCGGGCAATCTCGTACTCCCTTACCTTTCCAATGTCATGCAGGAGCGCCCCCGCAATAAGGATGTCAGGTCTCAGCCATGTGTATTTCTCTCCCACAGCGCCGGCCAGGGCACATACCCCGAGACTGTGTTCCGCGAGGCCTCCTATGCGGGCGTGATGCATTGTAACCGCCGCCGGAGAACGGAGAAAATCTTTCATGAAAGCGCCATCTCTCTCTATCGCCGCAAAGAGGGCATTGAGGTTTTCATCGGTAATTTTCTTCACCCATTTTCTCCAGGATATTCCCAATTCCTCCTCCGAAAATTCCGATGACGGATAGAGGGAACGCGGATCTATGGCGGAGGTTTCCCCGGCGATCCTGTCCACTTTGAGCTGGATTCGCTCCTGGTAGAGAACTGCTGTACCCGCAGCGTTCACGGGGTCCCCGGGGAGAAGGGACGGAAGGGTTTCCAGATCAGTATCCCAGAGACGCCCCTCAAAATCCTGTTGGGGGGTTCCGAGGGTCAGGGTGACGAAGGGTTTTCCACCCCTCGTTTTTCCCGAAGAGATCGCCTTGAGAAGAAAGGTCCTGTTGAACTTTTCGTTTTCTTTAAACAGTGTTGTCATATCGCCTCATCTTTCAAAAAGGTTTTCGCCCCGGGAATGAGTGCCCGGTTCTAATCCCTGATCATCTGAATGGAAAGAACCATGGCCACGTGGCGTGCGAAAAACTCCAACAGGTTGATGGTCTCGGACGGAATTGGCCTGTGGGTATATTTCCTGTCCGCGCCGATGACTCCGACAACCTTCCCCTCGTGGCTCAAAAGCGGAACGATGACAAAGATTCGGGATCGAATAGCGGGTATCCTGCTGTACGGCTCGGCCAGTCGATATTCCGGCGGAACAGGCTTATTGCCGTCAAAATAGATTGTTTTTCCATCTCGAAAAGCTCTGGAGATGGCGCCTCCCCGATCATCCATGGGGACCTTGATCTCGTCCTGGGGATAGTTTTCTATGCCGACGGAGGTCTTGCACTCGAGCATTCCCGTCCCCCAGTTCGGCATAAAGAGGTTGAGGCGATCCAGCTCGAAGAGCTCCTTGGCCATGATCTCCTGTATCCCCTGGATGACCGGCCCTATCTCCCTGTGGGACAGGAAGGCCCGACTCAGTTCGAGCTGAAATTCCTGGAGACGCATCAGATGACTATTGCTCTCGGAAAGACTTTCATTGGATGCTACAAGCCGTTTCCCCAGGCGGTGAAGCTCCAACTCACTCTCCACGCTGTGCATGAAGGCGGAGAGGACCCCCGTTTTCTCCTTTTCCGGCTTAACCTGTCCTTCCGGAAAGACAAGAATAAGGGTCACGGACGAACGGTTCTCATGACAATGGGCGAACCCCAGGATTACGGCCTTCCCGGCATCCGGCAGATCAACCTCCCTTTCCAGGCCCTCACAGCCGAATTCCGGATAAAGTCCATCAGACCTTATCAACTTTACGACAGGGGCGGGAGGGTTTCCCCATGACCGGACAACCACCTGGCCTCTCTCGGGATTCCTCCTGTTCAGCAGGAAGATCCACGGGGCATCGCTGATTCGGCGGACATATTTAAACACAATGTCATACAACTTCTCATAATCGTCCACCTCCCGGGCATCCAGGAGAAACTCGTGCAGGATAGTGATCTCCGCGAGCCGCTTTTCCCCAATGGCGTTGGCCTTCTCAAGGGCCGCCGTATAGCGCCGAACCTCGTCGTGAGTTGCGGCGAGCTCCCGGGCCAACCGCTCCGCCCGTTCCCTTTCCTCAATGGACCTTCGGGCGATGATTCTGAGGAGAAGCGCTAAAAACCAGAACAGGCAGCCCCTTATTACAAGGTCAAACCAGTAGGCGTGGTTCCAGGTCGAGAGGATGGACGTGATGTAAACCACAGTGCTGCCGGCGGAGATACTCAGGACGCGTGTCCATTTGACGAAAGGCGCCCTTAAGGCCAGTATGAAATACAGGAGCAGGTAGAACTCGCTGTCGGACCCTCCGGTCAGATAGATCAGGAACCCGACAAAAAGGATATCAAGGTAGACCAGAAATTCCTTCTCCCCTGAACTGCCCCGGCGCCCGAACTGATCCCACAGATAGACCGCGGCCGAGAAGGCAAGGTATCCCAGTACAATTATTCTGACGCCCGCCACACCCAGGGGGTGCCTGGTGAAAAGCGTCCAGAGAAAAACACCAATCGCGAAAACGGATCGTACCAGAAAGCGCTGTGCCCGGGGCGGAACCCAATATTCCATATTAATCCAGCTCCCGGAAGATCAGTCGCAAGGACTCGGTGACCAGCGACATTGTCGGGTAATCGACGTTAAAGGCATTGTCGATGCTGGAATGACGGATGTAATTGGGATAATCCGACAACCAGAGGGATGGGACACCGCGAAGGGCGAACGGGGTATGGTTGCTTTTGCCGGTTTTGGAACGAACACGCTCGGCGGTGTAACCCAGGCCCTGCAGAACATCACAGGCCAGATGGGAAAGCCCGTCATCCATCACGGCGTCCCTGTCGCGCGTGATGACGCAGAGGTTGGGCCACCCGACGGCGTCAAGGTTCACCACACAGGATGTCACTTTGAGGAGGTTGGCCCTGTAACGCTGGGCGGCAAACTGTTCCGCTCCGATACATCCCTCCTCCTCGCAGTCGGCGAAAAGATAACGAAGCTTCACCGGAAGGTCCCGTCCGTATCCGGACCGGATAAAGGCGAGCATGACGGCGACACCGGAGGCATCATCGCTGGCCCCCGGGGTGTGGGGTCTGGTATCATAATGAGCGGTGAGAAGGGCATGGCGCCCGTTGTCCCCATCGTACCCGGCCTCCAGATTCCGGCACCGGATCCTTCGCCTTTTGGAACTGCAGCGGAGCCTTACCCTGGCGCCGCCCGCCTCGATCACCCTGAGGGCCACCGATTTGCGTATAGCGAAACCGGGGATGGGGGCAAGGATATAGTCGCATGCTCCCGAATAAAGTTCATCGATATAGTTATTGTACCATATCAGGGCTGAAGCGCCCCTCATGGCAGCCTCACGGATTTTGGCTGTCTCATGACTTTTCCAGAGCATGGCCAGGTGGACCTTGCCCTCAGTATTGTTCAGTGACTCGTAATCCTCCTCACGCGCATGTCCGACGGGGAGAATTTCATACTCCATTCTGCGGATTGAAGGGGAACCTATACCCGGAAGCGTCTCGACCTTTTCGTACCCCTGACCGATATCGACCTCCAGGGACCACCTGTGTGGAACGTGGATGTCAGCCGTAAACGGCTGAACGTTCACCCAAAGCCCACATGAACGCAGTGTCCGGTAGAGATACTCAAATGTTTTTCTGTGCCCCTTGCCGCCGACAAATCGGTCGGGATAATCCAGACTGAGCCTGTGTATGTAGGATTTCAGCTGCTCTTCCACCGATTCACCTGCCGGCTTCCCCGACATTCAGCTTGTCGAGAAACTTCCTCAGCGCCCGCCGCATCCGCATATCGGAGGCTGGTGTGAGGCGCAAGGCCATGGCGGCGCTCTTCCGCGCTTCTTCAATGTTTCCCATGGCCCCGAGAATCCGGGCACGCGTGTCCAGATAGGGGTAAAGCGGAAACGGAACCATTTCAATAGCTTTTTCAATATGAAAAAGAGCAGCCCCGTTATAGCCCAGATCGGATTCTAACCATGCCAGGTTGTTCCAGACAACCGGATCTTCCTCACCTTTTTCGATAGCTCGACGGTATTCCTCCACCGCCTTCTCAAGATTACCATCGGAATGGAATATATCCCCCAGCATGGCATAAGCTTCGGGACGTTCAGGCAGTTGGGACGCTGCCTCCTTAAGAACCTCTACGGCCCGCGGGCCCTCAGCGGAGCGGATGTATCCCACAGCGAGAGTCAAACGGTTTTCATAGCTCGTCCCCGGGCCGACCGGATGCCCGATACCGGCACATCCGTTGAACACCGAAAGCAAAAGAGGCATGAGAATGAGGACACTCCAGGACACCGGACGCCGGCCTGATGGGCGACGGATGGAACCGTAACCGGGACCGCTGTCGCTTGATCTAATCAACAGGCTGTAGGACCTCGTCCATGCTTCCCGAACGGAAACCCTGCAGATCAAAGGTAATATAGCGAAATCCTATCTCTTTAAAGACAGCGACTATCCCCTCCCGGATCCCCTCCCGGACAAGATCACCGATCCGGTCAGCAGGCACCTCCACCCTTGCCACATCACCGTGGACCCGAACTCTTACGACACCGAACCCCAGTGATTTCAGGTATTTTTCACCCCTGTCCACCCTGGCGACAGCCTCCAGGCTGATGGGATTTCCATAGGGAAACCGGGTAGCGAGGCAGGGCGATGACGGCCGATCCCAGGTTGGCATCCCCAATCTCTCGCTTTCCGACCTGATCTGATCCTTGGTGAGTCCGGCTTCCCGGAGGGGGCTCCTGATTCCCAGTTCATCGAGAGCTTTGATGCCCGGTCTGAATCCGCTACCATCATCGGCGTTGGTCCCGTCAAGGATCCAGGGAATACGCTTGTGCTTTGCCATCCCGGACAAGCGGGTAAAGATGAGTTTTTTGCACAGATAGCATCTGTCCGGGGTATTGCGGGCAACACTCGGCTCTGACAGGGGATCCATCTGGATGGAACTGGCCTGGACCCCCCATGAGCGGGCAAGCTCTAACGCCCCTTCCGCTTCTCCCTGCGGGAGCAAAGGAGTGCGGACCGTTACCGCGAGTACAGAATCCCGGCCGAGAACATCAACGGTGTAACGAAGCAGAAAAGAGCTGTCCACACCGCCGGAGAAAGCCACCAGCGCCCGCCGGACATCCCTGAGAACGGAGCAGAGCCGAATCAACTCCGGGCTGAGACGGCCATGGAAATCACCATGAGGATACGTGTTGCTCATTGTTCCGGTCCCCGGAAGGGAATAACGGACCGCGTTATGGCCCGAATCAGATGTTATAGGTATAGGGGTGGTCGTACTCCCTCTCAACACCCAGGTCTTTCGCCTCATCGCAGAGGTTGGCAATGGTAATGGTGTCGAAGAATTCTTCGATCTGCCCGCTGATCTTTTTCCACATTCCCGTTGCGACGCATTCATCTTTACGCGGGCACTTCCTGTCGGGGCTATCACCGACGCAAAAAACCAGCTCAAACGGGCCTTCCGTAGCACGGATAATGTCGCCCATGCTGATATGCGCCGGTTCTTTCAGCAAAAAATAACCGCCGCTCGGCCCCCTCTTGCTCCCCAGGATGCCGGCCTTCTTGAGTTTCTGAAAAATCTGTTCCAGATACCTCGGGCTGATCTGCTGCCTTCTTGAAATATCCTTGATCTGCGAAGGAAGTCCGACGGAGTGGTATGCAATGTCGAACAGGGCCCGGACGCCATAACGGCTCTTGGTAGAAAGTCTCATGGACAAGATAAACCCCCTTTTTCAGTTATTATCCAACTCCTAAGGGTATTTTCTTCCATTGATTTCGTCAAGTACATTTTCAAACCCGGGGGACCCCGCTAGCCCGGCGCCTGGTAAAAAATCGCTAAAAACTGTAAACGACCTTTACCCCCATGGCGTGATAAACGCCTGTAACCGACATCGGGACAATACTCACCGATCCATTGTTGTCGGATGAGGACAGATAGGCGACCGTTCTTCCGATAGCCGTGCCCAATATTGCCCCGAGAAAAACGTCTGAAGGCCATGCGTCCTCAAAGTAGACCTGGGCAAGTCCCACACCGGTGGCCAAGGTGTAATACATTACCGTAGAGAAGGTTCCCTGACCATATGCTAGCACGCTTGCGGTGGAAAATGTCATCGCAGTATCCATGTCAGGCATGGACCCAAAACCGGAAAAGGGTTTGAAATCTTTCGGGCTGTACGTTGATCCGGGGCCATTTCTCCCGAGGATAAACTCCGCGGCCCCTCCAAAGAGGGATGTCAAGGCTGCGGCTTCCAGGCTCATGAGGGCGGCGGACTTGATATCCACATTTTCCCTGAGGTATCCGATGAGATAGGCGCCCGCGGTAATCTGAAGAATATTATCCCCCAGATCGCGAAAGGCGTCATAATAGTCATTCTGGAAATTACTCTGTCTTCCGGAGAGGTCACCGAGCATCTTCCCATCGTTGTCAAGAAGAAAAATGGAGGCAAGAAAAGTCAGTCCAAGGACGGCAGTCCCCTTGGGGGTAAGCCGAAACGGTGAGGAGGCAACGTAATGAAGGTCGTTATCCAGCTTCTCCATTATGAGCTCGAAAGCCGGATTGAGGCGGCTTGGACCTGCGGCCGGCTTGATGATCGTCAAACTGCGTCCGGGAGATTCGCTTCCATCCGCCCGCGACACAAGGGGAGATACCAGCATGGCGGTCAGAAAGAGGACAATCAGGGATCTCATCGAAGGGGACCTCCGGCTGATTGGGAGGAACCGGGGAATTGATTTGCCGTGGGAGGTTGAATGACTCCGGCTGAAACCACCATTCGAAAAGCATCCTCAACGCTCCAACTGAGAGGGATCGTTTCCGTCTCAGGGACAATGTACAGAAAACCGGATGTCGGGTTTGGGGTGGTAGGGATAAAAACGGTGAGGGAAGGGCCGGGGACTTTTCGGTCCACCTCCCCTTTCGATTCACCCGTCACAAAACCAATGCTGTAAAGCCCCTTTCTGGGATATTCGATGAGGACAACGCGCCGGAAGCTGTCCCCTTCCTTGGTGAAAACGGCCTCGAGAAGTTGTTTGGATGAAAAGTAAAACCACCGTACAAGGGGGATCTTTTCCAGCAGTTTCTCCCCTGCCGCGAGAAGTTTCCTCCCGATCACATTGGCGACAAAGGCGCCCAGGATAAACACGAGGAGGAAAGATATTACCATTCCCAGACCGGGAATTTTGAATCCGATCAAGGTCTCAGGGCGATAGGCGCGGGGAATCAATGCCAGCGCCTTGTCGGTAATTCTGAAGAGGGTAACGAGGACCCACCCGGTTAAAAACACCGGGATGAGCACCAGGAACCCGGTCAGAACATATTTCCGGATCAGCGTCTTCAACAGGGCGATCAAGGAGTTCCCCTTATCTATTGAGGATAGGTCCTGAAGGATTGTCCAACCATTCCAGCTTGTCATTCTATCGGAATAACCGAATTTTAATCAAGACCTGATAATCAAGGATTTTTCATGCAGCCCCTTGATTTTTAAAAACAGCTGGTTATATTCCCACCGTGTCGGCACTCAAGGGTGAGTGCAGGTCCAGCGGATGGGAACCGGAAAGGGTGGGTTCTGTCCAGACCGACAGCGCGAAGGTGAAGAAGGAATTCACAGCAACATTTTATTTTGAATTGCAAGGAGGAGAACGCAAGATGAAAATCAGACCATTGCAGGACCGGATTCTTGTCAAAAGACTCGAGGAAACACTCAAGACCAAGGGAGGCATCATCATCCCTGACACGGCCAAGGAAAAGCCCATGGAGGGAAAGGTTGTCGCCGTCGGCAAAGGGAAAGTCATGGAGGATGGCAGCCAGCGTGCCCTGGACGTGAAGGTTGGGGAGAAGATCCTTTTCGGAAAGTACGCGGGAACCGATGTCAAGATAGACGAGGAGGATTACCTCATCATGCGTGAGGATGACATCCTTGGAGTGATTGTAAAATAACAACACCAAACTAAAGTTTAAAGGAGGTTCAGTCTGATGGCAAAATTAATTTCGTTTGATGAGGACACCAGGAAGCAACTCCTCAGTGGTGTCAATATCCTGGCCGACACGGTCAGGGTGACGCTCGGTCCCAAGGGAAGAAATGTCATTATTGAGAAATCCTTCGGTTCCCCGACGGTAACCAAGGACGGTGTGACCGTGGCCAAGGAGATTGAGGTTGAGGACAGATTTGAAAACCTGGGCGCCCAGATGGTCAAGGAGGTGGCAAGCAAAACGTCGGACATTGCCGGTGACGGCACCACGACAGCCACCATTCTGGCACAGGCCATGTTCCGTGACGGCGTGAAAAACGTCACGGCCGGCGCCAACCCCATGGATGTCAAAAGGGGCATGGACGCTGCCGTGATATCAGTGGTGAGTGAACTCAAGAAGATGAGCAAACCCACCAAGGAACAGAAAGAAGTCTCTCAGGTGGGCACCATCTCAGCCAACAATGACTCATCTATCGGCGACATCATCGCCGAGGCAATGAGCAAGGTCGGCAAGGAAGGCGTGATCACGGTCGAGGAAGCAAAAGGGATGGAGACCTCTCTGGAGGTGGTGGACGGAATGCAGTTTGACCGTGGTTATCTGT
Encoded here:
- a CDS encoding tetratricopeptide repeat protein; the encoded protein is MPLLLSVFNGCAGIGHPVGPGTSYENRLTLAVGYIRSAEGPRAVEVLKEAASQLPERPEAYAMLGDIFHSDGNLEKAVEEYRRAIEKGEEDPVVWNNLAWLESDLGYNGAALFHIEKAIEMVPFPLYPYLDTRARILGAMGNIEEARKSAAMALRLTPASDMRMRRALRKFLDKLNVGEAGR
- a CDS encoding GAF domain protein, which encodes MEYWVPPRAQRFLVRSVFAIGVFLWTLFTRHPLGVAGVRIIVLGYLAFSAAVYLWDQFGRRGSSGEKEFLVYLDILFVGFLIYLTGGSDSEFYLLLYFILALRAPFVKWTRVLSISAGSTVVYITSILSTWNHAYWFDLVIRGCLFWFLALLLRIIARRSIEERERAERLARELAATHDEVRRYTAALEKANAIGEKRLAEITILHEFLLDAREVDDYEKLYDIVFKYVRRISDAPWIFLLNRRNPERGQVVVRSWGNPPAPVVKLIRSDGLYPEFGCEGLEREVDLPDAGKAVILGFAHCHENRSSVTLILVFPEGQVKPEKEKTGVLSAFMHSVESELELHRLGKRLVASNESLSESNSHLMRLQEFQLELSRAFLSHREIGPVIQGIQEIMAKELFELDRLNLFMPNWGTGMLECKTSVGIENYPQDEIKVPMDDRGGAISRAFRDGKTIYFDGNKPVPPEYRLAEPYSRIPAIRSRIFVIVPLLSHEGKVVGVIGADRKYTHRPIPSETINLLEFFARHVAMVLSIQMIRD
- the ispD2 gene encoding 2-C-methyl-D-erythritol 4-phosphate cytidylyltransferase 2, which produces MRGRVYTIVPAAGSAVRMGLGYSKAYLDVSGVPLLARTLRSLLKSRHIDSVTVAVRPDEVDLCMREVVRKYSLQDDVSVIGGGEERRHTVWELLMKIPADRDIVLIHDGGRPFVSERLIGDVLAAAAEWGAALAAMPATDTVKISDDGGETAAGTIGREKVFLAQTPQAFHRDLILAAHKRAIKGSISATDDSSLIEETGHETRLVEGDPGNIKITTLNDLDLARWIIQKGGPDNG
- the yhaM gene encoding 3'-5' exoribonuclease YhaM, which produces MTTLFKENEKFNRTFLLKAISSGKTRGGKPFVTLTLGTPQQDFEGRLWDTDLETLPSLLPGDPVNAAGTAVLYQERIQLKVDRIAGETSAIDPRSLYPSSEFSEEELGISWRKWVKKITDENLNALFAAIERDGAFMKDFLRSPAAVTMHHARIGGLAEHSLGVCALAGAVGEKYTWLRPDILIAGALLHDIGKVREYEIARAFQVSTEGRLMGHIALGIPMLKSYIEKVPGFPEALALELYHIILSHHGKLELGSPKAPSIPEALVVHYADDLDAKLDMLRASRISSSREGAGDPPGEYVRGLGRFFLFPGDEKPVIRKNPSGKTGADDQGKLF
- a CDS encoding putative TrmH family tRNA/rRNA methyltransferase, translated to MKDNEETQILTGRQAVLEALRNRRRALYRLLISRKTEAREFERLARGLNIPVRRENSAELSRIAGHGKHQGVLLECSPLPVFSLDEILRFDPPEGRDLLVLCVGIEDPRNLGAIARCMSFLGARALLVPGKGSSPLSPSASRTSAGAMESLPIAVVPGAASACVRLKKAGYWMIGVETGGVSLCEWEDATGKIVLVLGGEDRGLGKGVRNLCDLVVSIPGCGTIGSLNVSVAAGIVLYHVTTRRARTAAGEVKTL
- the ywaD gene encoding aminopeptidase YwaD precursor, giving the protein MSGKPAGESVEEQLKSYIHRLSLDYPDRFVGGKGHRKTFEYLYRTLRSCGLWVNVQPFTADIHVPHRWSLEVDIGQGYEKVETLPGIGSPSIRRMEYEILPVGHAREEDYESLNNTEGKVHLAMLWKSHETAKIREAAMRGASALIWYNNYIDELYSGACDYILAPIPGFAIRKSVALRVIEAGGARVRLRCSSKRRRIRCRNLEAGYDGDNGRHALLTAHYDTRPHTPGASDDASGVAVMLAFIRSGYGRDLPVKLRYLFADCEEEGCIGAEQFAAQRYRANLLKVTSCVVNLDAVGWPNLCVITRDRDAVMDDGLSHLACDVLQGLGYTAERVRSKTGKSNHTPFALRGVPSLWLSDYPNYIRHSSIDNAFNVDYPTMSLVTESLRLIFRELD
- the cysS gene encoding cysteine--tRNA ligase, with translation MTLRIYNTLTGRKEEFVPINPPGVGIYTCGVTVYDYCHIGHARAAVAFDMVRRYMEFKGYDVTFVRNYTDIDDKIIKKSNEEGRAWKDVAETFIRAHDEDMEALGVGRADKGPRATEYIGDIIKLVQRLVDRGYGYEVEGDVYFEVARFKPYGRLSGRNPDDMRAGARIEVDERKKDPLDFALWKSSKPGEPWWESPWGRGRPGWHIECSAMSSALLGQPFDIHGGGKDLIFPHHENEIAQSEAAAGREFARYWMHNGFVNVDSEKMSKSLGNFFTIRDVLKKYRPEVVRIFLLSTHYRSPLDFSDRNLDEAQVRYERFMNLFARAGRYVPDEREPGRAEAESLRVLGDEVESAFIRAMDDDFNSAAALGHLFSALPVVNSVLDRADSEGHSVSGGWKGEVDRLFVRLGGVLGLFEGGLEEGAAYLGVGRESEDGNAREAMALAVRRDGARKGKDWAEADRLRDRIAEMGFTVQDTPQGPVLAPLGRKG
- the ispF gene encoding 2-C-methyl-D-erythritol 2,4-cyclodiphosphate synthase, with translation MDDRTRTGIGFDSHRLIVGRALVLGGVRIPYEMGLEGHSDADVLTHALMDALLGAAGMGDLGGHFPDTDDRYKGADSLTLLKKVLGLLRGDGWEAVNVDATLLAERPKMGPFIPRMILKLENAGLGPGTVNIKATTGEGMGFVGRGEGLAAIAVALIRRKSRR